One window of the Archangium primigenium genome contains the following:
- a CDS encoding TetR family transcriptional regulator — MKENEAALAPGSLQERKQRLVRANIAELAVVPLIEHGFDAVTIDDLAKAAGISKRTFFRYFATKEDVVTSEFTEAGTALLTALRLRPRDEQPLVSLRHAIGSVIERLTQDAERTRAVLRLIQRTPSLRGHFLVTQDQWREQLAEVIAERLPPGPKSPMLARLTATVSMGAVDAAITAWAQSDDRDMGPVTDEAFDALTAVVTAAAGLRK; from the coding sequence ATGAAGGAGAACGAAGCCGCCCTGGCGCCCGGCTCGCTGCAAGAGCGCAAGCAGCGGCTGGTCCGGGCGAACATCGCGGAGCTCGCCGTGGTGCCGCTCATCGAGCACGGCTTCGATGCCGTCACCATCGATGACCTGGCCAAGGCGGCGGGCATCTCCAAGCGGACGTTCTTCCGCTACTTCGCGACAAAGGAGGACGTGGTCACCTCCGAGTTCACCGAGGCGGGCACGGCCCTGCTGACCGCGTTGCGCCTGCGTCCCCGGGACGAGCAGCCGCTGGTGTCGCTGCGCCACGCCATCGGGTCGGTCATCGAGCGCCTCACCCAGGACGCGGAGCGCACCCGGGCGGTGCTCCGGCTCATCCAGCGCACGCCCTCCTTGCGCGGGCACTTCCTCGTCACCCAGGACCAGTGGCGCGAGCAGCTCGCCGAGGTGATCGCCGAGCGGCTGCCCCCGGGCCCCAAGTCCCCGATGCTCGCGCGCCTGACCGCCACCGTGTCCATGGGCGCGGTGGACGCGGCGATCACCGCCTGGGCGCAGAGTGACGACCGGGACATGGGCCCCGTCACGGACGAGGCCTTCGACGCGCTCACCGCCGTCGTCACGGCGGCGGCCGGGCTCCGGAAATGA
- a CDS encoding NAD(P)/FAD-dependent oxidoreductase — protein MSDTVSEHVRAQGQEARLARSPGTARHRILIIGGGTAGLCVAARLARAGQKDVAILEPSAHHYYQPLWTLVGAGAARIEDTVRDEARYIPKGVTWIQDWAEEVDPVARTVGTRGGQRLGYDFLVVAPGIQLDWNKVRGLREALESRPNVSSNYDVRYAPKTWEMLRAFQGGTALFTHPATPVKCAGAPQKIMYLAADHFRKRGLQDAAHVVFASANKSIFGVKEYAAVLEGVVKRYGIDTRFQHNLVEVRGAANEAVFTRTTPEGSAEEVVLPYDVLHVCPPQSAPDFIQKSPLAWHEGPTRGWVKADKYTLRHPDHPEVFALGDASDLPTSRTGAAIRKQAPVLVENLLAVMRGQEPTATYDGYASCPLTTGYGKLLLAEFGYEGKPTPSFPLIDSLKERRDMWLLKKYGLPRLYWDLMLRGRA, from the coding sequence ATGAGCGACACGGTGAGCGAGCACGTCCGCGCGCAGGGGCAGGAAGCGCGGCTCGCCCGGAGTCCAGGCACGGCGCGGCATCGCATCCTCATCATCGGCGGCGGGACGGCGGGCCTGTGCGTGGCGGCCCGTCTGGCGCGCGCGGGCCAGAAGGACGTGGCCATCCTCGAGCCCAGCGCCCACCATTACTACCAGCCCCTGTGGACACTCGTGGGCGCGGGCGCGGCGCGCATCGAGGACACCGTGCGCGACGAGGCCCGCTACATCCCCAAGGGCGTGACGTGGATCCAGGACTGGGCCGAGGAGGTGGACCCAGTCGCCCGCACGGTGGGCACGCGCGGCGGACAGCGGCTCGGCTACGACTTCCTCGTGGTGGCGCCCGGCATCCAGCTCGATTGGAACAAGGTGCGCGGCCTGCGCGAGGCGCTCGAGTCCCGGCCCAACGTCTCCAGCAACTACGACGTGCGCTACGCCCCCAAGACGTGGGAGATGCTCCGCGCCTTCCAGGGGGGCACCGCGCTCTTCACCCACCCGGCCACGCCGGTGAAGTGCGCGGGCGCACCGCAGAAGATCATGTACCTGGCGGCGGACCACTTCCGGAAGCGGGGCCTCCAGGACGCGGCGCACGTCGTCTTCGCCTCGGCGAACAAGTCCATCTTCGGCGTGAAGGAGTACGCCGCCGTGCTGGAGGGGGTGGTGAAGCGCTATGGCATCGACACGCGCTTCCAGCACAACCTGGTGGAGGTGCGGGGCGCGGCGAACGAGGCCGTCTTCACGCGCACGACGCCCGAGGGCTCGGCCGAAGAGGTCGTCCTGCCCTATGACGTGCTCCACGTGTGCCCGCCCCAGAGCGCGCCGGACTTCATCCAGAAGAGCCCGCTGGCCTGGCACGAGGGCCCCACCCGGGGCTGGGTGAAGGCGGACAAGTACACGCTGCGCCATCCGGACCACCCGGAGGTCTTCGCCCTGGGAGACGCCTCGGACCTGCCGACCTCGCGCACCGGCGCCGCCATCCGCAAGCAGGCGCCCGTGCTGGTGGAGAACCTGCTCGCCGTCATGCGCGGCCAGGAGCCCACCGCCACGTACGACGGCTACGCCTCCTGCCCGCTCACCACCGGCTATGGCAAGCTGCTGCTCGCCGAATTCGGCTACGAGGGCAAACCCACGCCCTCCTTCCCCCTCATCGACAGCCTCAAGGAGCGGCGCGACATGTGGCTGCTCAAGAAGTACGGCCTGCCGCGGCTCTACTGGGACTTGATGCTCCGGGGCAGGGCCTGA
- a CDS encoding rhodanese-like domain-containing protein — protein sequence MRYVDVREPDEFHGPLGHLPGAELVPLATLEDTSAGWDREAPLLLICRSGNRSGRAARALAERGFRRLYNLQGGMLAVRAMPGTDA from the coding sequence GTGCGCTACGTCGACGTGCGCGAGCCCGACGAGTTCCACGGCCCCCTGGGCCACCTGCCCGGCGCGGAGCTGGTGCCGCTGGCGACCCTGGAGGACACGAGCGCGGGGTGGGATCGGGAGGCGCCGCTGCTGCTCATCTGCCGCTCGGGCAACCGCTCCGGCCGGGCGGCGCGGGCCCTGGCCGAGCGGGGCTTCCGCCGGCTCTACAACCTCCAGGGCGGCATGCTCGCGGTGCGCGCGATGCCCGGGACGGACGCCTGA
- a CDS encoding sulfite exporter TauE/SafE family protein — translation MSLLGLPLAVLIGLSLGLLGGGGSILTVPLLVYVLGVEPKQAIALGLATVGSTSLVGAWGHWREGNLQPRAALLFGGLAMGGSFAGARLSVFLTGAQQLLLFATVMWVAAVFLSRKARRAAPARAPVPHRAPRVLVAGAALAVGALTGLVGVGGGFLIVPALVLLVGLPMKRAVGTSLLVIAMNSLVGFAGHLGHVEVPWARLGAFSALAIVGILAGTRLSRSVSQAALQRAFAGLLVVMGTWMLYQNRRALAPLHPGEAHARPTGSGVPEARALGGAAQGEAQ, via the coding sequence ATGTCCCTGCTCGGTCTTCCGCTCGCGGTGCTCATCGGCCTGAGTCTGGGGCTGCTCGGAGGGGGCGGCTCGATCCTCACCGTGCCCCTGCTCGTCTACGTCCTGGGAGTGGAGCCCAAGCAGGCCATCGCCCTGGGGCTGGCGACCGTGGGCAGCACGAGCCTCGTGGGCGCGTGGGGCCACTGGCGCGAGGGCAACCTCCAGCCGCGCGCGGCCCTGCTCTTCGGCGGACTGGCCATGGGCGGCAGCTTCGCGGGCGCGCGCCTGTCGGTCTTCCTGACGGGAGCGCAGCAGCTGTTGCTGTTCGCCACGGTGATGTGGGTGGCGGCGGTGTTCCTGTCGCGCAAGGCCCGGCGAGCCGCGCCCGCGCGGGCGCCCGTGCCCCACCGGGCCCCCCGCGTCCTGGTGGCCGGGGCCGCGCTGGCGGTGGGGGCCCTCACGGGGCTGGTGGGCGTGGGTGGAGGCTTCCTCATCGTCCCGGCGCTCGTGCTGCTCGTCGGCCTGCCGATGAAGCGCGCCGTGGGCACGAGCCTGCTCGTCATCGCGATGAACTCCCTGGTCGGCTTCGCGGGGCACCTGGGCCACGTGGAGGTGCCCTGGGCGCGCCTGGGGGCCTTCTCGGCCCTGGCCATCGTGGGCATCCTCGCGGGCACCCGGCTGTCGCGGAGCGTGTCCCAGGCGGCGCTCCAGCGCGCCTTCGCGGGGCTGCTCGTGGTGATGGGGACGTGGATGCTCTACCAGAACCGGCGCGCCCTCGCCCCGCTGCACCCGGGCGAGGCCCACGCGCGGCCGACCGGCTCAGGCGTGCCGGAAGCGCGCGCCCTCGGTGGTGCGGCCCAGGGTGAAGCGCAGTGA
- a CDS encoding sigma-54 interaction domain-containing protein, whose amino-acid sequence MTHPPSLELSALEALAGPLLLVDARGRVTAATPEALTRLGAALRPGRPLSEVLGLPGGPEALAALSHPGRGPEGTRARAIALEPHGQGGGWVVLLGDAPGPRESAEETFHGMWTREPAMQHLFRLVEKVARTESSVLVRGESGTGKELVANALHAISSRHKGPFRAINCAALPPSLLESELFGHTRGAFTGAVRDSPGHFRLAEGGTLFLDEVGEIPLESQGKLLRALETRTVIPVGGGAAVPVNVRIVAATHRALRREVEAGRFRADLMYRLRVVPLFLPSLRERRSDILPLAWRFLAQWERPGSRRVERMSPGAERLLRGHDWPGNVRELRNVMEYAFVIGEGPVLHEADLPPEFSEVRPRPAASPPPAPAPALSAETLQAALDRAGGNRTEAARLLGISRVTLWRRLRGR is encoded by the coding sequence ATGACCCACCCGCCCTCCCTGGAACTGTCCGCCCTGGAAGCCCTCGCCGGTCCCCTGCTGCTCGTCGACGCTCGGGGGCGGGTGACCGCCGCCACCCCCGAGGCCCTCACCCGGCTCGGGGCCGCGCTGCGCCCGGGACGCCCGCTCTCGGAGGTGCTGGGCCTGCCCGGGGGCCCCGAGGCCCTCGCGGCGCTCTCTCACCCGGGGCGCGGGCCCGAGGGCACCCGGGCGCGCGCCATCGCCCTGGAGCCCCACGGACAGGGCGGCGGCTGGGTGGTGTTGCTCGGGGACGCGCCCGGCCCTCGGGAGAGCGCCGAGGAGACGTTCCACGGCATGTGGACGCGCGAGCCGGCGATGCAGCACCTGTTCCGGCTGGTGGAGAAGGTGGCGCGCACCGAGTCGAGCGTGCTCGTGCGCGGCGAGTCCGGCACGGGCAAGGAGCTGGTGGCCAATGCCCTGCACGCCATCTCCTCGCGGCACAAGGGCCCCTTCCGGGCCATCAACTGCGCCGCGCTGCCGCCGAGCCTCCTGGAGAGCGAGTTGTTCGGCCACACCCGGGGGGCCTTCACCGGCGCGGTGCGCGACAGCCCGGGCCACTTCCGGCTCGCCGAGGGCGGCACGCTCTTCCTCGACGAGGTGGGGGAGATTCCCCTGGAGTCGCAGGGCAAGCTGCTGCGGGCGCTCGAGACGCGCACCGTCATCCCCGTGGGGGGCGGCGCGGCGGTGCCGGTGAACGTGCGCATCGTCGCCGCCACGCACCGGGCGCTGCGCCGCGAGGTGGAGGCGGGCCGCTTCCGCGCGGACCTGATGTACCGGCTGCGCGTGGTGCCGCTGTTCCTGCCCTCGCTGCGCGAGCGGAGAAGCGACATCCTCCCCCTGGCGTGGCGGTTCCTCGCGCAGTGGGAGCGCCCGGGCTCGCGGCGCGTGGAGCGCATGTCCCCCGGCGCCGAGCGCCTGCTGCGCGGCCACGACTGGCCGGGCAACGTGCGCGAGCTGCGCAACGTGATGGAGTACGCCTTCGTCATCGGCGAGGGCCCGGTGCTGCACGAGGCCGACCTGCCCCCCGAGTTCTCCGAGGTCCGCCCGCGGCCCGCCGCGTCCCCTCCCCCGGCGCCCGCGCCCGCGCTGTCCGCCGAGACCCTCCAGGCGGCCCTGGACCGGGCGGGTGGCAACCGCACCGAGGCGGCCCGCCTGCTGGGCATCAGCCGGGTCACCCTGTGGCGCCGGCTGCGCGGCCGGTAG